In Vigna unguiculata cultivar IT97K-499-35 chromosome 3, ASM411807v1, whole genome shotgun sequence, a single genomic region encodes these proteins:
- the LOC114175909 gene encoding deoxyhypusine synthase-like produces MATTGFQASNLSDAIQVINQMLDWRLVDEAVTEDCSDHERDLEYRKSVTCRVFMGFTSNLISFGVRDIVRFLLHHRVTFPCSEANSSLSNGGIEDLIKCLAPTFIGDLSLPGAYLRSKGLNRIGGGLPKYHICNANMMRNGADYAVFINTAQEYDGSDSGARSDEAVSWGKIRGSVKTVKVHCDATIAFPLLVAETFATRVKPHH; encoded by the exons ATGGCCACCACTGGGTTTCAGGCTTCGAATCTCAGTGATGCCATCCAAGTCATTAATCAAATG CTAGATTGGAGGCTAGTTGATGAAGCCGTGACTGAGGACTGCAGTGACCATGAGAGGGATTTGGAGTACCGAAAATCTGTGACTTGTAGAGTGTTTATGGGTTTCACTTCTAATCTTATTTCCTTTGGTGTTAGAGACATTGTTCGGTTTCTTCTTCACCATCGAGTTACTTTCCCTTGTTCGGAGGCCAATTCAAGCCTTTCCAATG GTGGCATTGAAGATCTTATAAAGTGCCTTGCACCAACATTTATAGGAGATTTATCTCTGCCTGGGGCGTATCTACGCTCAAAAGGGTTGAATCGGATTG GAGGTGGCCTTCCAAAATATCACATTTGCAATGCCAATATGATGCGTAATGGGGCAGACTATGCTGTTTTTATCAACACTGCACAAGAATATGATGGTAGTGATTCTGGAGCTCGTTCCGATGAAGCTGTTTCATGGGGGAAAATACGTGGATCTGTTAAAACTGTCAAG GTCCACTGTGATGCAACGATAGCATTCCCTCTGCTGGTTGCTGAAACTTTTGCTACAAGAGTTAAACCTCACCATTGA
- the LOC114175132 gene encoding uncharacterized protein LOC114175132 codes for MTGAEATGSGSLVLGHCVIVGKDCCVLYDSRATHSFVSDKCVKRLGLSMCELQCELVVSTPASGLVRTSSLCAKFLVEVEGRKYKVNLICLPLQEFEVILGWDWLSANHILIYCREKKLLFPSSEEPKLLSSHGVMKELHDSAQCFMIFTHLEVEGEEMKSVIPIVQEFEDVFPDEVARLPPSREVEFSIDLVPGIGPVSMVPYRMALAELVELKK; via the coding sequence ATGACGGGAGCAGAGGCTACAGGGTCAGGTAGCCTTGTTCTGGGTCATTGTGTGATAGTTGGAAAGGACTGTTGTGTATTGTATGATTCTagagcgacacactcctttgtgtcagatAAATGCGTGAAAAGGTTGGGTCTGTCAATGTGTGAGCTACAGTGTGAACTTGTGGTAtctactccggcgtcgggtttggtcaggacatcgTCCTTATGCGCTAAGTTTCTGgtggaggtagaggggcgcAAGTATAAAGTGAATCTgatctgcctacctctacaagaGTTTGAGGTGATCCTAGGAtgggattggctctctgccaatcacaTCCTTATATACTGCCGAGAGAAGAAGTTGTTATTTCCCAGCTCAGAGGAACCTAAGTTGTTATCATCTCACGGGGTTATGAAGGAGCTACATGACAGTGCTCagtgtttcatgatcttcacACATCTAGAGGTGGAGGGAGAGGAGATGAAGTCCGTCATACCAATAGTGCAAGAATTTGAAGACGTGTTCCCAGATGAAGTAGCAAGGTTGCCTCCCAGTAGGGAAGTGGAGTTCTCGATTGATTTGGTGCCTGGGATCGGGCCAGTGTCGATGGTTCCATACCGTATGGCTCTAGCAGAGTTGGTGGAACTTAAGAAGTAG
- the LOC114179071 gene encoding acylsugar acyltransferase 3-like, which yields MEKMELISRETIKPSTPTPPHLKIYPLCFIDHIVFRNYIPILLFYSANHHSKNHQASKISTLKKSLSHVLSRYYPFAGNLRDQLSIECNDQGVSFLVTTFTCNLSSILHKPNHQTFHPLFPDQLQWNPMETPSSPILAIQINCFACGGIAISVCMCHKVADAATLCNFINDWATFTRHSQNQEQEQPELLSSLPFPVPGASFFPQENLPVFPEAAFVKNDTVCRRFVFEAAKIESLKAMVSSSGNVQNPTRVEVVSALIYKRAVSSLGLTFETTAFRTAVNLRNRTVPPLPGKSLGNLVWFLFVTNPGEEAELQELVAKMKDGLSEFCETCGKKFGGKKKDLRFITECLKQATSTRVPEGGSLVCCASWCRFPMYEADFGWGKPSWVTTSECPVKNSVVLMDTRDGEGIEALVNMEEHDMAKFERDIHLLQYASLNPLVQHGS from the coding sequence ATGGAAAAAATGGAGTTAATATCGAGAGAAACCATCAAACCCTCGACACCAACTCCTCCACACCTCAAAATCTATCCACTCTGTTTCATCGACCACATCGTTTTCCGCAACTACATCCCAATACTTCTGTTCTACTCTGCAAACCACCATTCCAAGAACCACCAAGCTTCCAAAATCTCAACCCTCAAAAAATCCTTATCCCATGTTCTTTCACGATACTACCCCTTCGCGGGGAACCTCAGAGACCAACTTTCCATCGAATGCAACGACCAAGGTGTGTCCTTTCTCGTCACCACCTTCACATGCAACCTTTCATCGATCCTCCACAAGCCCAACCATCAAACGTTCCACCCTCTCTTCCCAGATCAACTACAGTGGAACCCCATGGAAACACCTTCTTCACCCATTCTAGCCATTCAGATAAACTGTTTCGCATGCGGAGGAATCGCCATAAGCGTCTGCATGTGTCACAAAGTTGCCGACGCCGCCACACTCTGCAACTTCATCAATGACTGGGCAACATTCACCCGCCATAGCCAAAACCAAGAACAAGAACAACCAGAGTTGTTGTCATCGTTACCCTTCCCAGTTCCCGGGGCTTCATTTTTTCCGCAAGAAAACTTGCCCGTTTTCCCGGAAGCCGCGTTCGTGAAAAACGACACCGTTTGTCGAAGGTTCGTGTTCGAGGCTGCTAAGATCGAGTCGCTCAAAGCCATGGTGTCCTCCTCCGGCAACGTGCAAAACCCCACGCGTGTGGAAGTTGTGAGCGCGTTGATCTACAAGCGCGCGGTTTCATCGCTAGGGTTAACTTTCGAAACGACGGCGTTCCGCACCGCCGTGAACCTCCGCAACAGAACGGTTCCTCCGCTTCCTGGGAAAAGCTTGGGGAACCTGGTGTGGTTCCTCTTCGTCACCAACCCGGGGGAAGAGGCGGAGCTGCAGGAGTTGGTGGCGAAAATGAAAGACGGGTTGAGCGAGTTCTGTGAGACGTGTGGGAAGAAGTTTGGAGGGAAGAAGAAGGATTTGCGGTTCATCACGGAGTGTCTGAAGCAGGCTACTAGCACTAGGGTTCCGGAGGGTGGGAGTTTGGTGTGTTGCGCGAGTTGGTGTAGGTTTCCGATGTACGAAGCGGATTTTGGGTGGGGGAAACCGTCGTGGGTCACCACTAGCGAGTGTCCGGTGAAGAATAGCGTTGTTTTGATGGATACGAGAGACGGTGAAGGGATCGAAGCGCTTGTGAACATGGAGGAGCATGACATGGCCAAGTTCGAGCGTGACATCCACCTTCTTCAATATGCTTCTCTTAATCCATTAGTTCAACATGGTAGCTAA